From Chiloscyllium punctatum isolate Juve2018m chromosome 36, sChiPun1.3, whole genome shotgun sequence, the proteins below share one genomic window:
- the LOC140461003 gene encoding uncharacterized protein: MEKKSTIDSEEKPYTCSVYGRGFSQSADRLGHNCSHSGERPWKCGDCGKGYRSPSELETHQRSHTGEKQFTCSDCGKGFTRSSTLLTHQQVHTGERPFTCSVCGKGFTQLSNLLRHQQVHTDERPFKCTDCGKRYKSSGELMRHQRVHTDERPFRCTDCGTGFRTSSDFLIHQRVHTGERPFACSECGKGFTRLFQLQEHQHSHTGKWPFTCCVCGKGFIQSSGLLTHQRVHTDERPFKCPDCGMCFKSTGELMSHQRIHTNERPFRCSHCGTGFRRSSHLTVHQRVHTGERPFTCSECGKGFAQSSHLLTHKRVHSGERPFTCSECGKGFTRSSHLLRHQGVHK; encoded by the coding sequence ATGGAAAAGAAAAGCACCATTGACAGTGAGGAGAAACCGTACACGTGTTCTGTGTACGGACGAGGATTCAGCCAGTCAGCTGACCGGTTGGGACACAACTGCAGTCACAGTGGGGAGAgaccgtggaaatgtggggactgtggaaAGGGATATAGATCCCCTTCTGAGTTGGAAACCCATCAGCGCAGTCACACCGGAGAGAAACAGTTCACTTGCTCTGACTGTGGGAAAGGGTTCACTCGATCATCCACCCTGTTGACACACCAACAGGTTCACACCGGGGAGcgaccattcacctgctcagtgtgtgggaagggattcactcagttatctaacctgctgagacaccagcaggTTCACACTGATGAGCGACCTTTTAAATGCACAGACTGTGGGAAGCGCTATAAAAGTTCCGGGGAATTGATGCGCCATCAACGTGTTCACACCGATGAGAGACCATTTAGGTGCACTGATTGTGGAACTGGATTCAGGACATCATCTGACTTCCTCATACACCAGCGAGTTCATACTGGGGAGAGACCATTTGCatgctctgagtgtgggaagggattcacgcGATTATTTCAACTGCAGGAGCATCAGCACAGTCACACTGGGAAATGGCCCTTCACCTGCTgcgtgtgtgggaaaggattcattcaGTCATCCGGTCTGCTGAcacaccagcgggttcacactgaCGAGAGACCTTTTAAATGTCCTGACTGTGGAATGTGCTTTAAAAGTACCGGGGAACTAATGTCCCATCAACGTATTCACACCAACGAGCGACCATTCAGATGCTCTCATTGCGGGACTGGCTTCAGGCGATCGTCTCACCTCACTgtacaccagcgagttcacactggggagagaccgttcacttgctctgagtgtgggaaaggattcgcTCAGTCATCCCACCTGCTAACACACAAGCGGGTTCACagtggagagaggccattcacgtgctctgagtgtgggaaaGGTTTCACTCGATCATCTCACCTACTGAGGCACCAGGGAGTTCACAAGTAA